The Spirosoma foliorum genome has a window encoding:
- a CDS encoding circadian clock KaiB family protein: protein MKTKEDTWELRLYIAGNTPKSQTALSNLKKYCEEYLKDKYIIEVIDLLVKPQLAEGDQIFAVPTLVKKVPEPIRKIIGDLSNEEKVLVGLNIRPASK from the coding sequence ATGAAAACAAAAGAAGATACCTGGGAGTTGCGACTCTATATTGCCGGAAACACGCCTAAATCGCAAACTGCTCTGAGCAATCTGAAAAAGTATTGTGAGGAGTATTTGAAAGATAAATACATCATTGAGGTAATCGACTTGTTGGTAAAACCACAACTGGCCGAAGGCGACCAGATTTTTGCGGTGCCCACCTTAGTCAAAAAGGTACCTGAACCCATTCGCAAAATCATTGGCGATCTCTCTAATGAAGAAAAAGTTCTGGTAGGCTTAAACATTCGTCCGGCAAGTAAGTAG
- a CDS encoding circadian clock KaiB family protein, which translates to MIEPSQPEDTDPDAEDGFYVLHLFVTGASLHSTRAIANLKHICESYIPGKYSLEIIDVYQQKELAEREQLIALPLLIKRLPLPERRLVGDLSDTEKILAGLGISR; encoded by the coding sequence ATGATTGAACCATCACAACCAGAGGATACCGATCCAGATGCCGAAGACGGTTTCTACGTATTGCATTTATTTGTAACAGGAGCATCCCTGCATTCAACACGGGCAATTGCAAATCTTAAACACATTTGCGAATCGTATATACCAGGAAAGTATTCACTGGAAATTATTGATGTGTATCAGCAAAAAGAACTGGCAGAACGGGAGCAACTGATTGCGTTGCCTTTATTGATTAAACGACTGCCCTTGCCCGAACGAAGATTAGTTGGTGATTTGTCAGACACCGAAAAGATACTCGCCGGATTAGGAATTTCCAGGTAA
- a CDS encoding sensor histidine kinase, whose product MNGGKTYEQLLAENESLRWQLEEATETIQAIRTGQIDALVVEGEDGHELYTLKTADQTYRIFIETMNEGAVTLNKDGLILYSNSTFATMVELPLSKVIGLSFNQFTTPDCQEMFNDLLRGIWTGNRKIEFMLISNNQNLVPCQLSATDLELDGGVCLSIILTDLTAQKHSQQLLRINNEKLAKANAALEVSNQALNRSNNNLQQFAYIASHDLQEPLRKIQSFGDLLKSQYKDQLGDGTGHLERMQVAASRMSTLIKDLLSFSRISTQQNTTTSISLNDVVNIVLSDLELLIQEKSAVVSVDPLPTIQGDRSQLEQLFQNLLTNALKFRRAGVTPQIRVSSQTVDSAKLPVSIKPILQADTYYQISVSDNGIGFDQKYVDRIFQVFQRLHGKTEFPGTGIGLAICEKVTANHGGAITAISEPGEGATFEIYFPIQSNITQL is encoded by the coding sequence ATGAATGGGGGGAAAACATACGAGCAACTGCTAGCCGAAAATGAAAGTCTGCGCTGGCAGCTCGAAGAAGCAACCGAAACAATACAGGCCATTCGTACTGGTCAGATCGATGCCTTAGTTGTTGAGGGCGAAGACGGTCATGAGCTTTATACGCTGAAAACAGCTGATCAAACCTACCGGATTTTTATTGAAACGATGAATGAAGGGGCTGTCACGCTGAATAAAGACGGCCTTATTTTATACAGTAATTCAACCTTTGCTACTATGGTTGAATTGCCCCTATCGAAAGTAATTGGGTTGTCTTTCAACCAATTTACGACCCCCGATTGTCAGGAAATGTTTAATGACTTACTCCGGGGAATCTGGACGGGCAATCGAAAGATTGAGTTCATGCTTATTAGCAATAACCAAAACCTGGTTCCCTGTCAACTTTCGGCAACAGACCTTGAGCTTGATGGGGGAGTTTGCCTGAGTATAATCCTGACCGATCTGACCGCTCAGAAACATAGCCAGCAATTGCTAAGAATTAACAATGAAAAGCTAGCCAAGGCCAATGCTGCGCTGGAAGTTAGTAATCAGGCCCTGAATCGATCCAACAATAATCTTCAGCAGTTTGCTTATATCGCCAGCCATGATCTACAGGAGCCTTTACGAAAGATCCAATCGTTTGGCGACCTTCTGAAAAGCCAGTATAAAGATCAGTTAGGTGATGGAACCGGGCATTTGGAGCGAATGCAGGTAGCGGCCAGCCGAATGTCGACACTGATTAAAGATTTACTGAGCTTTTCCCGCATCTCTACTCAACAAAACACAACGACTTCCATTTCGCTGAACGATGTAGTCAACATCGTTCTTAGTGATCTGGAGCTATTAATTCAGGAAAAAAGTGCCGTTGTTTCCGTCGACCCGTTGCCCACGATACAAGGCGACCGATCGCAACTGGAGCAACTATTCCAAAATTTATTGACGAATGCCCTCAAGTTTCGCCGGGCTGGGGTTACGCCCCAGATTCGAGTCAGCTCTCAAACGGTAGATTCGGCAAAATTGCCTGTCTCGATAAAACCAATTCTCCAGGCTGATACCTATTACCAAATAAGTGTGTCGGACAATGGTATTGGTTTTGACCAGAAGTACGTTGATCGGATTTTTCAGGTTTTCCAGCGCCTGCATGGTAAGACGGAATTTCCGGGTACAGGTATTGGCCTGGCTATTTGCGAAAAAGTAACCGCTAATCATGGCGGAGCCATTACCGCTATTAGTGAACCAGGCGAAGGTGCCACATTTGAGATCTATTTTCCTATACAGAGTAACATAACGCAACTCTAG